CAACCTAAAGCTGGAGTTCGCGTCAGCTCAAGCCATAGAGTGTCCGGAACTTGGTGTTCAAGTAGCCGATATAGGGCCCCGCGTCCAAGTCGCTGCCGGTGACGCGTTTCAAAAGCTCGCGCGGCTCGTACTTCGAGCCGTGGCGGTGGATGTTGTCGCGCAGCCAGCCGAGCAGGGTGCCGAACTCGCCCTGGGCGACGCTGTCCTCGAGCCCCGGGTGCGCCCGCTTGGCCGCCTCGAAGAACTGCACGCTCATGACGTTGCCGAGCGTGTAGGTGGGAAAGTAGCCGATCAGGCCCATCGACCAGTGCACGTCCTGCAAGCAGCCGAGAGCGTCGTCGGGCGGGGTGACGCCTAGATAGTCCTGGTATTTGCTGTTCCAGGCCTCGGGAATCTCGCCGACATCGAGGCGACCCTCCAAGATGGCGAGCTCGAGCTCGAAGCGCACCATGACGTGCAGGTTGTAGGTGATCTCGTCGGCCTCGACGCGGATGAAGCTCGGCTCGACGCGGTTCACGGCGGCGTAGAAGTCGTCCAGGCTGACCTTGCCGAGTGCCTCGGGGAAGAGCTCCTGGGCGCGCGGGAAGTAGTGCCTCCAGAAGCCGTAGGAGCGGCCCACCAGGTTTTCCCACAGCCGCGACTGCGACTCGTGGACGCCCAGGCTGGTGCCGCGCGCCAGCGGGCTGCGGTCGTAGAGGCTGCTCACGTTCTGCTCGTACATGGCGTGGCCGGCTTCGTGCATGGTGCCGAAGAGCCCTGGGGACAAAAAGCCCTCGTCGTAGCGCGTGGTGATGCGCGCGTCGTACTTCGACGAGGCGCTGGCGAAGGGGTGGACGGTCGGGTCCAGGCGGCCGTGCTCGAAGGAGTAACCAAAGGCGCTGGCGATCTCCTTGCCGAACCTCTCCTGGCCTTCCGCCGGAAAACGGCCGCGGACGGGCGCGTCGCTGAGAGCACGGCCGCTCTCCCTGATGTCCTTTAGGAGTATCACCGTGGCGTCGCGCAACTCGGCAAACACCTCTCTGACGGTGGCCACCCTCGAGCCCGTCTCGTAGAGGTCGTGCAGGGCGTCGTAGGGGTGGTCGTCGTAGCCCAAAAAGTCGGCCTGCCGCCTGGTCATGTCGATCATCTTCGCAAGCGTCGGCGCGTACTTGGAAAAGTCCGAGTCGCGCCGGGCCTCCGCCCACACGCCCTGACCCTCGGAGCGGAGCCGGGCCAAGTCGGCGACGAAGTCGGCCGGCAGCTTGGTGGCGCGGTCATAGGCGCGCCGCGCCACGCGGATGAGCGCGCCCTCGTCGCTGTCTCCTCTATAGCCCGCGCGCTCGGCGGCGTCCAGAAGTTCGCCGGTGCGCCGCTCGGTCAGCAGCTCGTGGCTGAGCCGGCTCAAGGTCGCGGTCTGCTGCGCCCGCGCCGCCGCGCCGCCCGGCGGCATGTAGGTGTTCTGGTCCCAGCCGAGCAGGCTGAGGGCGCCGCCCAGGTCGTTCAGGGTGGCGAAGCGTGTCTTCAGGTCATCGAGCGCC
This DNA window, taken from Deinococcota bacterium, encodes the following:
- a CDS encoding carboxypeptidase M32; the encoded protein is MSTTTKEQTAALDDLKTRFATLNDLGGALSLLGWDQNTYMPPGGAAARAQQTATLSRLSHELLTERRTGELLDAAERAGYRGDSDEGALIRVARRAYDRATKLPADFVADLARLRSEGQGVWAEARRDSDFSKYAPTLAKMIDMTRRQADFLGYDDHPYDALHDLYETGSRVATVREVFAELRDATVILLKDIRESGRALSDAPVRGRFPAEGQERFGKEIASAFGYSFEHGRLDPTVHPFASASSKYDARITTRYDEGFLSPGLFGTMHEAGHAMYEQNVSSLYDRSPLARGTSLGVHESQSRLWENLVGRSYGFWRHYFPRAQELFPEALGKVSLDDFYAAVNRVEPSFIRVEADEITYNLHVMVRFELELAILEGRLDVGEIPEAWNSKYQDYLGVTPPDDALGCLQDVHWSMGLIGYFPTYTLGNVMSVQFFEAAKRAHPGLEDSVAQGEFGTLLGWLRDNIHRHGSKYEPRELLKRVTGSDLDAGPYIGYLNTKFRTLYGLS